The following DNA comes from Lujinxingia sediminis.
CTGATTGAGGCGCTGGGCAACCCGGTAGCCAACACCAGCGCCACTCATCCGGACGGGGAGCTTATCCCCGACCCGTGGACGATTGAGGAACTCTACGGCCATTCGGTCGATCTTATCGTCGATGGGGGCTACGTCTTCCCGGAGCCCTCCACCGTGATCGACTTCTCTGGCGACCTTCCGCAACTGATTCGTAAAGGGAAGGGGCCGGTCGGAGATCTGGAGTACGTGGAGCTGATCTGAGTTAGCGTTTGCGCCCCGCGTCTCTGGCGCGTGTTTGCAGAATAGAAAAAGCCCGCACTCCTTATCGGGGAGTGCGGGCTTTTTTGATCGCGTGCCAACTGGAGCTCAGAGTGGTGTCACAAAGGTGCGGACTTCGCGCGTGCGCTCGAGTTGGGCCTGGTGGGCGCGGGCTTGTTCTACGGTGGCGAACTTGCCAATGCGCACCCGGTAGAACTTGCCCTGGCCAGGGATATCGGCGGCGATCACATGAGGCACAAGGCCCTGCGTGCTGAGCTTATCCATCTCGGCGCGTGCGCGCTCCATGGTCGGGTGCGAGGCCACCTGGAGGGTGTAGCGGGCGGCTTCGACGTCCTCGTTTGCTCTGACTTCGGCGGGGGCGGCTGCGGCCGGGGCGACCGGAGCAGGGGCTGAACTTTTGGTGGCCTCCGTCGGGACGGGGCGCGATTCCTCTGGAGTCTCAACGGAGGGCGCCTGCGCAGTGGTCGCCACTTTGGGAGCGGGGGCTGCGGCAACCGGTTCGGGCCGTTCCGCGACTTTACGCGTGATCAGGGGGCGAGCCTCGGGTCGGGTGAGGCTCTCGTAGAAGGAGAAGATCGCGTCGCGCGGTGTGCTCTTGTCGGCATCGGCCTCATCGCCCTCCGCAGAAGCCTCGGTGGGGGCCAGACGCTGGCTGGCCAGAGCGGGCTGTCCCACCGACACCATGGGGGGGAGGCTGTCTTCGAGCATGATGCGCTGACCGGCAATCAGCCCGGCGCTAAACACCAGGGCCAATACCGCGGTCGCGAGGATAAGACGGCCTGCGCTCAGTCCGCGTTCAGGTTTTGAATGTCGTCGTCGGCTCATCGTGCGTTCCAGCTCGTGATTCGGGGTTGCGCCATCGCGTTGCTTCCGTTCGCGAAGCATCGCGGGTCACAGGCGGACCGTAACACAGGCGGATCGGTCGACAAGATTTTTGTCCATATCGGCGTCACTTTCGCAACGAAGGTTGCCGGCAGTGTGATGCCGCGCAGCGCGTGCCGCGCTCAGGCCGTGCGACGATCTTCCTCAAGCCCGTAAAGCAGCAGGGGCGGCGCATCGGGATCGATGGTCAACGTCGCCCCCACGCCGAACTCCAGGGCAAGGTGGGGACCGTCGAGAAAGATGCGCCCCTCCCGCATGCGCGAGACGACCTCGAAGGGCTCGTCGATGGGGACAAGCCCCTTGAGGAAGCGGTACCCCCCCTGAGCCGGCGGGTATGGCTCCCGCACAAGGTACTGAAAGCTCTGGCTGCGAAAGGGTAGCACGTAGCCGCCGGCCGAGCGGATCGCCGCAGTCGAGCCGGCGGGCGTCGAAAACCAGATCCCGCTGGATTTTTGCCCCTCGATCGGGTGGTTGCCCACCTTGAGCAGGTAGGTGGAAACGGCGGCCGGGTTGGCGTGCGTGATCAAGACGTCGTTGAGCACAGGTGGCCCCACCTGCTCGCCATTGAGGCAGACATAGAAGCGTCGAAGACGCGTCGGCTCCCAGGCATCGGTGAGCGTGCGCTCGAGAAGGTGCTGGAAGTCGGAGGCAAATCCCGCGCAGAAGTAGCCCACGCTTGCTGCCGGGTCGCTGTTGATCGCCAGCATCGGCGTATCAACGATGCGGTGGGAAAGATCGAGGACGGTCCCGTCGCCTCCAACGGCGATGATGAGGTCGTAGCCGGAGGGGTCTGTCACATCGCCCCGGTAGCGCGCCTCGAAATCGATGCCGCGAGCGCTCAGATGCTCCAGGATCGTCTCCAGGCTCTGCTGATGAGCGCGGTGGGAGGCGCGCAGGCGAGCCACGCTGACGTGGCCCTCGTCGATCAGATGAGCGACAGCCTGGTCGCCTTGATCGAGGACATACTGCTCGTAGCGGCTTTTTTTGTAGGCGACCAACAGTCGCACGTCGGTGCTCATAGGGGCCCCGCAGGGGTGATCGTAACGAGGTGAGCTTGCCGCCTCACCTGCGGTTTATAGACTTCGCTCGTGCCGCGCGGCAAGCTCACACCTTGCGGCGATTGGGGCGCCGTGCTAGCTAAAGCGCCGATTAATGTTGTGAGTAAACGCTCAGCGGGCCGTGACCAGCCCGAGCGTTTGAAATTCAGGGTCGAAGTTAACCGCATAGACGCTCAGGAGCATACGATGTCTGATCTGAACGCCCGCTCGATCTTCGAAGAAGTGCTTCCCGCCAACCTCAAAGAGAGCCCGGACAAAGCCAAGTCCACCAACGCTGTGTATGTGTTCAACATCACCGGCGATGATGGCGGCACCTGGACCCTCGACTTCACCAAAGATGAAGACTTCGTCAGCGAAGGCGAGGGTACCGAGGCGGATTGCACCATCACCATGAAGGACGGCGACTTTGTCGACATGTGGGAAGGCCGCCTCTCTGGCCCCCAGGCCTTCATGATGAACAAGATCAAGATCCAGGGGAATATGGGCCTGGCGATGAAGTTGCAAAACTTCATCGGTTGATCGCGTTTGGAGCCGGGTGTTTTGCCCGGCTCGGGCTATCGAAAGCGCACCCGACATCAGGTTCGGCGTGCGCTTTTTTGTGTCCGATGTGCAGGTGCGCTGAGCATGCTTACTGCGGGAGATGACGATGAGTGCGACATCCCACACTGACGCGGCCGCTATGTTTCTAAAGGGCGTGAAGGTTCTTGATCTGAGCCGGCTTCTGCCCGGTCCTTTTGCGTCGCTCCTGCTGGCGGATATGGGCGCGGATGTGCTCAAGGTTGAGGACCCGCAAGGGGGTGATTACGCGCGTTATTATCCGCCCCTGGTCGATGGGGTGGGAGCGCTATACGCGAGTGTGAATCGCTCGAAGCGCTCCATGACTCTGGACTTAAAACGTGCGGAGGGGCGCGAGGTCCTGGAGCGGCTCCTGGAGGATTGCGACGTGCTTCTGGAGAGCTTTCGGCCGGGGGTGATGGCCAGGCTGGGGCTTGACCCCGAGAGGTTAAGAAAGCGCTTTCCCGGGCTTGTGATCTGCTCAATCTCAGGTTTCGGGCAGAGCGGGCCGGCTCGCGAGCGGGCTGGCCATGACCTGAACTTTGTGGCGCGCGCCGGGCTCCTTGCCCAGAACGCGCGGGCCGGGGAGGCACCGGTGGTACCGGGCTACCAGGTGGCGGATCTGGCCGGGGGGGCGCTCTACGCGGCGCTGGGGATGTGCGGGGCGCTCTTTGCCCGAAGCCGCACCGGAGAGGGGGCGTGGCTGGATATCTCGATGAGCGAGGGGGCGCTGAGCCTGATGGCACCGGCGGTGGCGATGCGGGCCGCCGGCGATCCGATGGCCCCGGGGGAAGGTATGCTCAGCGGGGGGCTTCCCTGCTACCGCGTCTACGAGACGGCCGATGGGCGGTATATGGCGGTGGCCGCGCTGGAGCCGAAGTTCTGGGAGGCGCTGGTCGGGGCACTGGAGCAGCCGGAGCTCTCGGGCCGGGGAATGCTCAGCGGTGAGGATGGCGAGGAGGTCGCGTCTGCACTTGCGTCGATCTTCCGAAGTCAGCCGCAGGCCCACTGGGAGCGTGTGCTCGGGGAGGTGGACTGTTGTGTGGAGCCGGTGCGTGAGCTTGCAGACGTGATCGATGATGCGATGTACAAAGCTCGAAACACGTTCTTTGAGCTGCAAGGGGTGCGCCAGGTCCACTCTCCGATCCGCGTTGCCGACGGTAGAGACGCCGGGGGGCATCGCCCGGCTCCGCAGCACGGCGAACATACGGAGGAGGTGTTGAGCGCTCTGGGGTATGAGCGCACAGCGATCGCCGCGCTTCGTCAGCAGGGTGTCATTGCCTAAGGCACCGAAGATGTCTCGGGGAGCGGTGGCGGGAGTAGCAGACCGTAGATGCCTGCCCCCTCACCAGCAGCGAGTGTGCCGGGACGCCAGGCGCTGCCCGCACCCACGGCGCGCCACGAAGGACCGGCTCCGAATTGCGGCAGGGCGATGAGGCGAGGCGCGCTATCGGTGGTGTTCTCAGACGCGATGGCGTCCGTGGCGAGTGCGCCCATGGTGACATAGAGTTCCGTCATCGCCCGAAATTCACCCGGGTCGATCGGACCGTGTTCCTCGTGTGCTTCGGCAAGAAAGTCCACGGGAAGCAGCGCAGTGCGTGCCGGGGCGTCGTGGGCGGTGGGGCCGCTGAAGATGCGCGCGGGCAGGGGGTAACGGGTTGTCTCAAAGACGTCCGATGGACCGAAGAGCGCCGGCGCCAGAGATACCGCGATCAGGGCCGCGATGATGGGCCACATCGCTCGGGCGAAGCGTGGCGCGATGGAGGTGCGCCGATCCGCCAGTCGGGCGATGCCCGGAGCGCTCAGAATCGCCAGGGCAGCGATGGCAAGCGCGCTCATCTCCACGCCCCAGGCCGAGGGCCCACGCGCAAGCCAGGGTAAAAGCACGCTGGCGATAAAGAGCGCAGCGAGCGCCCGGGCCAGCCGAAGCTCAACCAGCTTACCCCAGGGGCGCGCCAGATAGAGTCCGAAGATCGCTGTGACGAGTACGGCCGGAGAGGTGGCCTCCACCCAGCTCATCAGCCCGATCGTCAGAGGGGGGCGTGCCGGCGGGTAGGTATGCCCGCGGAAGACAAGCTCGGGGCCGCTGGCCAGCAGGGGGTCAAGAAAGACGTCGGGAAGCGAGGTGGCCGGATCGGGCCAGAAGCCCGGAAAGGCCAGGAAGAGCCCGGTGCCGAAGAGGAGAATGAGCAGATGATCCAGGCGAAGGATGATACCACCGGCCTTGTCGCGATCGCCGAGAAGTTCAGCAGCCACGAGAAGAATCGCCAGCGCAAACGCCCCGATCCAGCTGAGCCCGAGCATGGCGAGCAGCACCGCTGCGGCCGCGATGCCGAGCGGGTGAATGGTTGGCGAGGTCCAAAGCCAGAGAAATATCAGGGTGAGCGTGACGATCACCGCGTCCGGCGCATGTGCGCCAAAGAGGCCCAGCCAGGGCAGCGAGCAGAGGACCATCAGGGATGCGACCACGGCGCTGCGAGGACCGCCAAGGCGAAGTGCCATCGCGCCGACGAGTGTGGTGGAGATGGCAGCGCAGGCCACGCCGAGAAGATGCACGACTCGGGCGGCGTGTTCGGGGGTGATGGCGCTGATGAGGGTCGCAGCCAGGTCGGCAGCGTAGATCCCCTCACGGGCGAAGAGCACTCCGAGATCGCCGGAACGCAGCCCGTGGGCGCGCGTAAGCCCACGCGCAAGCCAGGCGATTCCTTCGGGCGTGGTGCCGCGGTAGCCAATGATGGCCACGAGGATCGTCGTAAGTATGCCAATCGCCAGGAGCAGCGCACGGTTCGACAGGGGAAAGGGCGGTGCAGTTGCGGATGGCATCAGCGGTACTCGAATCGGTAGCAGAAGTGACGACGGCCGGGCTCGGTGGCGGTGATGTCCAGTCTCAATGAGGCTGTCTCTCTCTCGGTTTGCAAGGGGAGCACTTGCCAGCCGCGCCGGTCGTGATGGGTGTGGTGAAGCTGAACCTCACCCCAGGTCACACGCACTTCGACGGGCACCCGTGTACCGACCGAAGAGTCGCGAAGACCTGTGAGCAGTGTAAGTGTACGGCCCTGATCATCGCGGGTGGGCATCTCGGGGTAGGTGATGCGAAGCGTCTTCCCGGGCAAGGGATGAGCCCAGTTGCAGGTGGCGCTTACGCCATCGATCTCGACCTCGCGCGGACCCGGACGCATCCAGTCAGGTTCACCGCATCGTGCAAAGCCGGCATCATCGCGAGGGCAGGGAGTCGCCTTGCTCCGGGCATCCATGGTTTCGACGCGAGCCAGATCAAAGAGGGGGAGCGTGCTCAGTGTGGCAGGTTCCCAGATCGTCCAGCCGTCCTGCGTGGCCGCGCGAGTCATCCCGGCACGTTCAAAGCGCTCGGCTTCGTCCCGGTAGCTCAAAACCAGTGAGCTCGGCGGCCAGCTGGAGAGCAGCGCCACGGGTCGCATGGCAACGTCTTCATCGGTACGCAGCGCGCGGTACGCGACGTGATGGGTCGCAAGTACGATCGGGGCCGGATGCTCTGCCAGCATCCCGGCGAGTTCCTGAGGGAGGGGAGGCGCATGGTCGCGGGGAAAGAGAAGGGCCATCGCGAATCCGGCTGCCGCCAGGATCAGCGCGAGAATGGCGATTCTCGATGAGCGTTGCGGAGCATCAGTCGACATCCCAGAAGATCTCCCGAGGTTGCCAGCGGTAGGTTTTGAGGTCGCAGCGCCCGTCCTGGTCGAAGTCTACGCCTTCAGCTTCCAGGAGCGCGCGTTGCAGTTCAGCGCGCCCCAGATCGCCTTTAAACGAGATACGGCCCTGCGCGTTGATAACCCGCTGCCAGGGAAGCTCTCCGAAGTTATCCAGAGAGTGGCGTAGCAGCGTTCCGACGGCGCGCGCCGCTCGCGGGCTGCCTGCGTAGCCGGCGATCTGACCGTAGGTCGCCACGCTCCCGAATGGGATGCGGGTCACGAGCCAGTACACGCGCTGGGTGAAGTCGTCCTGGCTCATCGCGTTGGGACCTCGATGAGTTCGTCAGCGCGCAGGCCAAAGTCGTCAACCCATGCGTCTCTGGGCGCTATGTCGTGCGGTGTGGTGCTCCAGCTGGGATGCCACAGGAGCAGATGACGCGCTTCATCGCCGGAGGTGGTTGCGATCAGGGTGTACGTCCAGGCATCCGTGCGGAGGATCGCCCGCTGGCAGGAGGGGCCGCAGGACTCGGTGGTGCGGGTCGACTCGGAGAGCGCCGGGAGCTGCTCGGTGTAGCGCTCCATGAGACGGGTCAGGTAGGCGTCGGCCGGGAGAGCGTAGGTTAATGGCTCTGCCAGAGCGTGTCCTTCGATCAGCGAAAGGGGAGCGTTGATCGCTCGGAGTTGAGCGTATCGGGGCTCGCCGGAGGCATCGGTAGGATAAAGTGGGACGACGCTCGGAGCGCCGAGTGCCTGGCCGAGGGGGAGGTCGGAGGGCGGGTTCTCCGCTGGCTGCAACTCGGGAGAGATGCCACCGGTCAGGGCCTTGAGCGTCTTTCTGACGCGCGCGGCGTCACCCTCGTTGGTGTTCTGCAAACGCACCACCCATGCTGCGTCGATGGTGGTCGTGAGCAGTGCGTGACTCAGAGCCTGATCGTCTCGCCGTTGTATGATCCACCATTGCCCGGGACCGGCGGGCTCGATGCTAAAGGTGTCACGGACCCTGGCGAGTCCGTCGCGTTGCAGCATCAGCCGGAAACGTGTCAGTGCTTGCGCTGGCGCGTAGGCGTGCTCCAGTCGGTAGAGGGATGCCGTACTTCGGCGCCCCTGCGCTTCGAAGAGCGCAGGGGCTTCTGCCTCCACCGGATCAAAGCTCATCGGTGTCCGCCAACTCAGCGCCTCGGTCGGGTGCGACTGCACGCTGGCGCATGCCTGCAACGCCAGCGCCAGCACAATCGCGCCCCCGCGTACCGGACCGATGCGTGATCGTAGAGGTTCAGGCATTGCCGACGTACTCGCTGTAATAGGCGAGCCCCGTCTGAAGGCGCGCGATGGCAACGTCGCGATCGAAGGTCGCAACGAGCTCGTAGACCGAGGGGCTGGTTGTCGCTCCGGTTAGTGCGATGCGGGTGGGCTGTGCGACCTTTGCCATCCCGAGTTCAAACTCGGCCATCACCTCTTTATAGACGGCCTCAATGGCGTCAGCGTTCCAGGCTTCAAGCGCGCTCAGTCGCTCGACCAGCGCACCAAAGCCCTCAAGGCCGCCCGCTTTCAGCCACTTCTTGGAGGCCTTCTCATCGTAGGTCACGTCTTCCGTAAAGAAGTAGTGACTCTCTTCGGTGAGCGCGATCATGGTGTTGACACGGTCGCGCATCAACGCGGTGATGGCGATAAGGCGATCATTGAGTTCGACCGAGTACCCGGCCTCTTGAAGGTAGGGCAGCCAGCGTTTTGCCAGCTCCTCGGGTGAAAGACGCTTCATCCACTCGGAGTTCACCCACAGGAACTTATCCTGATCAAAGGTGGAGGAGCTGCGTCCTACATGGTCGAAGCCGAAGAACGACTCGAGTTCGCCCATCGTGAAAATCTCCTGATCGCCGTGCGACCAGCCCAGGCGGCTGATGTAGTTGACGATCGCCTCCTGGAGGAAGCCCTGCTCGCGGTATACCTGCACCGAGGCCGAGCCCTTGCGTTTGCTCAGCCCGTCAATAAGCGGCAGGTGTCCGAAAGTCGGGATATCGAAGCCCAGTGCCTTGTACACCGGGATCTGCCGGAAGGTATTGTTGAGGTGGTCGTTGCCCCGGATCACGTGGCTGATGTTCATGGTGGCATCGTCGACCACCACCACAAAGTTATAGGTGGGCGAGCCGTCGCTGCGCGCGATAATGAAGTCGTCGAGCTCTTTGACGTCGACGGTAACCGTGCCCTGCACCATGTCGTCGATGGTGAGCGTGCCCTCCAGAGGCATTTTAATTCGAACGACGTAGGGCTCGCCATCGGGATGGTCGCTGCGATCTCGCCATTTGCGCGAGTACATCGGCTTACGGCCTTCAGCCAGGGCCTTCTCACGGTCGGCCTCAAGCTCTTCCGGTGATGAGAAACACTTATAGGCGTGGCCGGCAGACAACAGCTCCTCAATCTTCTCCTTATATAGGTCGAAACGCTGCGTCTGGTAGTAAGGCCCCTCGTCAGGAGTCATGCCCAGCCACTCCATGGCGTCAAGAATGACCTGGGTGTACTCGGGCTTGCTGCGCTCAAGGTCGGTGTCTTCGATGCGCAACACGAAGGTTCCACCTTCTTTGCGCGCGAAAAGGTAGTTGAAGAGCGCGGTGCGCGCCCCGCCCATATGGAGGTATCCGGTAGGGGAGGGCGCAAAACGAACGCGAACAGACATGGGAAGCTCCGTCAAAGCTCTTAAAATATCGTCAAGCAGCGCTTCTTCTCAGGCGTCAAATCGCCCGAAAACTCGCCGCGTAAAGGGCACCGAGGCTTCTAACACGCGCTAAAATTAAGGGTCAAGCGGGCCTCCGGCCTCCCGGAGAGAGGTGCCTGTGGAAAACTTCTCAGCGAAATCACTTGACCGAATCCGCGCCATCGCCCATAAAGCGCCTCCCGACGACGAGGGCCGCCAACGCGGCTCAACATCGAAAGGAAAAAAGGATGCAAAAACATCCTTGACGAGGCGAAAGCAACAACGTAGAAACCGCCTCCGCTCAACGCGACGCCAACACGGGCCGCAGCGAGCAGCGTCAACATGAATTTCGAAAGTTTAGAAACTTGAAAAAAACTTCGAAAAACATCTTGACGAGGCGGAGGCAGCAACGTAGAAACCGCCTC
Coding sequences within:
- a CDS encoding SPOR domain-containing protein; the protein is MSRRRHSKPERGLSAGRLILATAVLALVFSAGLIAGQRIMLEDSLPPMVSVGQPALASQRLAPTEASAEGDEADADKSTPRDAIFSFYESLTRPEARPLITRKVAERPEPVAAAPAPKVATTAQAPSVETPEESRPVPTEATKSSAPAPVAPAAAAPAEVRANEDVEAARYTLQVASHPTMERARAEMDKLSTQGLVPHVIAADIPGQGKFYRVRIGKFATVEQARAHQAQLERTREVRTFVTPL
- a CDS encoding NAD(+)/NADH kinase, producing MSTDVRLLVAYKKSRYEQYVLDQGDQAVAHLIDEGHVSVARLRASHRAHQQSLETILEHLSARGIDFEARYRGDVTDPSGYDLIIAVGGDGTVLDLSHRIVDTPMLAINSDPAASVGYFCAGFASDFQHLLERTLTDAWEPTRLRRFYVCLNGEQVGPPVLNDVLITHANPAAVSTYLLKVGNHPIEGQKSSGIWFSTPAGSTAAIRSAGGYVLPFRSQSFQYLVREPYPPAQGGYRFLKGLVPIDEPFEVVSRMREGRIFLDGPHLALEFGVGATLTIDPDAPPLLLYGLEEDRRTA
- a CDS encoding SCP2 sterol-binding domain-containing protein; translation: MSDLNARSIFEEVLPANLKESPDKAKSTNAVYVFNITGDDGGTWTLDFTKDEDFVSEGEGTEADCTITMKDGDFVDMWEGRLSGPQAFMMNKIKIQGNMGLAMKLQNFIG
- a CDS encoding CaiB/BaiF CoA transferase family protein, which encodes MSATSHTDAAAMFLKGVKVLDLSRLLPGPFASLLLADMGADVLKVEDPQGGDYARYYPPLVDGVGALYASVNRSKRSMTLDLKRAEGREVLERLLEDCDVLLESFRPGVMARLGLDPERLRKRFPGLVICSISGFGQSGPARERAGHDLNFVARAGLLAQNARAGEAPVVPGYQVADLAGGALYAALGMCGALFARSRTGEGAWLDISMSEGALSLMAPAVAMRAAGDPMAPGEGMLSGGLPCYRVYETADGRYMAVAALEPKFWEALVGALEQPELSGRGMLSGEDGEEVASALASIFRSQPQAHWERVLGEVDCCVEPVRELADVIDDAMYKARNTFFELQGVRQVHSPIRVADGRDAGGHRPAPQHGEHTEEVLSALGYERTAIAALRQQGVIA
- a CDS encoding MGMT family protein, giving the protein MSQDDFTQRVYWLVTRIPFGSVATYGQIAGYAGSPRAARAVGTLLRHSLDNFGELPWQRVINAQGRISFKGDLGRAELQRALLEAEGVDFDQDGRCDLKTYRWQPREIFWDVD
- the gltX gene encoding glutamate--tRNA ligase, with protein sequence MSVRVRFAPSPTGYLHMGGARTALFNYLFARKEGGTFVLRIEDTDLERSKPEYTQVILDAMEWLGMTPDEGPYYQTQRFDLYKEKIEELLSAGHAYKCFSSPEELEADREKALAEGRKPMYSRKWRDRSDHPDGEPYVVRIKMPLEGTLTIDDMVQGTVTVDVKELDDFIIARSDGSPTYNFVVVVDDATMNISHVIRGNDHLNNTFRQIPVYKALGFDIPTFGHLPLIDGLSKRKGSASVQVYREQGFLQEAIVNYISRLGWSHGDQEIFTMGELESFFGFDHVGRSSSTFDQDKFLWVNSEWMKRLSPEELAKRWLPYLQEAGYSVELNDRLIAITALMRDRVNTMIALTEESHYFFTEDVTYDEKASKKWLKAGGLEGFGALVERLSALEAWNADAIEAVYKEVMAEFELGMAKVAQPTRIALTGATTSPSVYELVATFDRDVAIARLQTGLAYYSEYVGNA